A portion of the Moraxella ovis genome contains these proteins:
- the brnQ gene encoding branched-chain amino acid transport system II carrier protein, protein MNKNTLIIGFMLFAFFFGSGNLIFPPKLGFESGQFFTPAILGFILAGVGLPLVGLMIGSKYEGGYQSALAKIHPWFSVALLSAIYLTIAPFFVIPRTGAVAYEMAIVPFVDAPSWTNLLIFTVIYYAISLWLSISPNKLVDRIGSVLTPVLLVTVLALIVMSFVKLGGNPASIATDGYQGKVFFAGFLEGYNTMDMIASVAFSVVVMSAISQKAGKGANLFAETTKAGLIATSALALIYLSLGWIGNHLPISADELTQVADKGQNIGTFILNKSAVLGFGSAGGVVLGLIASLACLTTTVGLTVSASEYFHETFPKIGGINLSYKAYVIIFTLIGFVLANQGLSAVISKSIPVLLVLYPITMTALILLGLNIIKPLPIIAKRVSLALVTVVSVLSVAGVSIPLKEYSMEWLPFAIVGLIVGLVFDKLMKR, encoded by the coding sequence ATGAACAAAAATACCCTAATCATCGGCTTTATGCTCTTTGCCTTTTTCTTTGGCTCGGGCAATTTGATTTTTCCGCCCAAATTAGGCTTTGAGAGCGGGCAGTTTTTCACCCCTGCCATTTTGGGCTTTATCCTAGCGGGTGTGGGCTTGCCGTTGGTGGGCTTGATGATTGGCTCAAAATATGAGGGTGGTTATCAATCTGCTCTTGCCAAGATTCATCCTTGGTTTTCAGTGGCGTTGCTATCGGCGATTTATTTGACCATTGCTCCGTTTTTTGTCATTCCACGCACAGGGGCGGTGGCGTATGAGATGGCGATTGTACCGTTTGTGGATGCGCCAAGCTGGACAAATCTACTCATCTTCACCGTGATCTATTATGCCATCTCGCTGTGGCTATCAATTAGCCCTAATAAGCTTGTTGACCGTATCGGCTCGGTGTTAACGCCTGTGCTACTCGTTACGGTGCTGGCTCTTATCGTGATGTCTTTTGTAAAATTAGGCGGTAATCCTGCCAGCATTGCCACAGACGGCTACCAAGGTAAGGTGTTCTTTGCTGGATTCTTGGAGGGGTATAATACCATGGACATGATTGCGTCTGTAGCGTTCTCGGTGGTCGTGATGAGTGCCATCAGCCAAAAAGCAGGCAAGGGGGCAAATCTATTCGCTGAGACCACAAAGGCAGGTCTGATCGCCACGTCTGCGTTGGCACTCATCTATCTGTCGCTAGGCTGGATTGGTAATCATTTGCCCATATCGGCAGATGAGCTGACGCAAGTCGCGGACAAAGGGCAGAACATCGGTACGTTTATTTTGAATAAATCGGCAGTACTAGGCTTTGGTTCGGCAGGTGGCGTGGTGCTTGGATTGATTGCCTCTTTGGCGTGTCTGACCACGACTGTGGGGCTGACGGTGTCAGCGTCTGAATATTTCCATGAGACTTTCCCTAAGATTGGTGGCATCAACCTATCCTATAAGGCTTATGTTATTATCTTTACTCTGATTGGTTTTGTGCTTGCCAATCAAGGCTTGAGTGCGGTCATTAGCAAATCCATCCCTGTGCTATTGGTGCTGTATCCGATTACCATGACAGCGCTAATTCTATTGGGTCTAAACATCATCAAGCCCTTACCCATCATCGCCAAGCGAGTCAGCTTAGCGCTAGTTACGGTCGTGTCAGTATTGTCGGTGGCAGGCGTAAGTATTCCTTTAAAAGAATACTCTATGGAATGGCTTCCTTTTGCCATTGTAGGTTTGATTGTTGGTTTGGTGTTTGATAAATTAATGAAAAGATAA
- the gcvP gene encoding aminomethyl-transferring glycine dehydrogenase codes for MTLNTFNDLFNQNAFVERHLGNKQDDETKLLKTVGFENLDAFIDAVVPQSVRINRPLDLPSATTEHEALAKLRGMADKITVAKSYIGQGYSPTRLPAVIQRNVLENPGWYTAYTPYQAEIAQGRLEALLNFQQVCIDLTGMELAGASLLDEATASAEAMAMAKRVSKSKSNAFFVDERTYPQTLDVIRTRAKYFGFDVVVGDFDVAKNGEFFGAFFQYVGKDGDVVDLTDIIANVKEKGAYSIVASDIMSLVLLKSPADMGADIALGSTQRFGVPMGFGGPHAAYFAFKDKDKRSAPGRIIGVSKDAQGNTALRMALQTREQHIRREKANSNICTSQVLLANLAGMYAVYHGASGLKRIAARIHALAVAFAKAVKSAGLNVRHDVFFDTVLVDFDNQEQADKLYALASKKGYNLWKHDNHGISVSFHELTERDEFDELCKIFGATGELDKAEVILGELLRTDDILTHPTFNSYHTEHEMLRYLKSLEDKDLAMNRSMISLGSCTMKLNATSEMLPITWNEFANVHPFAPKGQVTGYHEMIESLQAQLRAITGFDEISMQANSGASGEYAGLLLIRRYHESRGESGRDVCLIPRSAHGTNPATAQMLGMKVVVVGTDDKGNVDVADLQAKCEEYSERLGALMITYPSTHGVYEEGIRDICELIHKHGGQVYMDGANMNAQVAIMQPADVGADVLHMNLHKTFCIPHGGGGPGMGPIGLKSHLAPFMPSHSVTGVMNAPDGQGSVSSSAYGSASILPISWMYITMMGADGLLSATKRALLNANYVAKSLENDYPILYTDKNGFVAHECIVDIRPLKEETGISETDIAKRLMDYGFHAPTMSFPVAGTLMIEPTESESVDELDRFVSALKQIKQEALKVKAGTDGWTADDNPLVNAPHTAFVVTEGEWTHPYSREEAVFPLPYIKAHKFWPSVGRVDDVYGDKNLICSCPSIDNYED; via the coding sequence ATGACCTTAAACACCTTTAATGATTTGTTTAACCAAAACGCCTTTGTGGAGCGTCATTTGGGCAACAAACAAGACGATGAAACCAAACTTCTAAAAACCGTTGGTTTTGAAAATCTTGATGCCTTTATTGATGCGGTCGTTCCCCAGTCGGTACGCATTAACCGTCCGCTTGATTTGCCAAGTGCCACAACCGAGCATGAAGCCCTTGCCAAACTGCGTGGTATGGCGGACAAAATCACGGTTGCCAAAAGCTATATCGGACAAGGCTACTCGCCCACTCGCCTGCCTGCGGTGATTCAGCGAAATGTGCTAGAAAACCCTGGCTGGTACACCGCCTACACCCCTTATCAAGCCGAGATTGCCCAAGGTCGCCTAGAAGCCCTGCTAAATTTCCAACAAGTGTGCATTGACCTAACGGGCATGGAGCTTGCTGGGGCAAGTCTGCTTGATGAAGCAACTGCGAGTGCCGAAGCCATGGCAATGGCAAAACGTGTGAGCAAATCAAAATCCAATGCCTTTTTTGTGGACGAGCGTACCTATCCGCAGACCCTTGATGTCATTCGTACTCGTGCCAAATATTTTGGTTTTGATGTGGTGGTGGGCGATTTTGACGTTGCCAAAAATGGCGAGTTTTTTGGGGCGTTTTTCCAATACGTTGGTAAAGACGGCGACGTGGTGGACTTGACCGATATTATCGCAAACGTCAAAGAAAAAGGGGCATATTCCATTGTCGCAAGCGATATCATGAGCCTTGTACTGCTTAAATCCCCTGCCGACATGGGGGCGGACATTGCCCTTGGTAGCACTCAGCGTTTTGGCGTGCCAATGGGTTTTGGGGGCCCGCACGCTGCCTATTTTGCCTTTAAAGACAAAGACAAACGCTCTGCCCCTGGTCGTATCATCGGCGTGTCAAAAGACGCACAAGGCAACACCGCCCTGCGCATGGCACTGCAAACCCGAGAGCAACATATCCGCCGTGAAAAAGCCAACTCAAACATTTGTACAAGCCAAGTGTTGCTTGCCAACCTAGCAGGTATGTATGCGGTGTATCACGGGGCGAGCGGTCTAAAACGCATTGCCGCACGCATTCACGCCCTAGCGGTCGCTTTTGCCAAGGCGGTAAAATCGGCAGGGCTAAACGTACGTCATGACGTGTTTTTTGATACTGTGCTTGTGGATTTTGACAATCAAGAACAAGCCGACAAGCTGTACGCCCTTGCCAGCAAAAAAGGCTATAATCTCTGGAAGCATGACAATCACGGCATTTCTGTGTCATTTCATGAATTGACCGAAAGAGATGAATTTGATGAATTGTGCAAAATTTTTGGGGCGACAGGCGAGCTTGACAAAGCAGAAGTGATTTTGGGCGAACTACTTCGCACAGATGACATTCTCACGCACCCAACTTTTAACAGCTATCACACCGAACACGAAATGCTCCGCTATCTTAAATCCTTAGAAGATAAGGATTTGGCGATGAACCGTTCTATGATTTCACTCGGTTCTTGCACAATGAAATTAAACGCCACAAGCGAGATGTTGCCGATTACCTGGAATGAGTTTGCAAATGTTCACCCATTTGCCCCAAAAGGGCAAGTAACAGGCTATCATGAGATGATTGAAAGCCTACAAGCCCAACTGCGAGCAATCACAGGCTTTGATGAGATTAGTATGCAAGCCAACTCTGGTGCGTCTGGCGAGTATGCAGGGCTGTTGCTCATTCGCCGTTATCATGAAAGCCGTGGCGAGAGCGGACGTGATGTCTGCCTAATCCCACGCTCGGCACATGGCACCAACCCTGCAACCGCCCAAATGCTTGGCATGAAAGTCGTGGTGGTGGGAACCGATGACAAAGGCAACGTGGACGTGGCGGATTTACAAGCCAAATGTGAAGAGTACAGCGAGCGTTTGGGTGCCTTGATGATTACCTATCCGTCCACGCATGGCGTGTATGAAGAAGGCATTCGTGATATTTGCGAACTTATCCACAAGCATGGCGGACAGGTGTACATGGACGGGGCGAACATGAACGCCCAAGTGGCGATTATGCAACCTGCGGACGTGGGGGCGGACGTGCTACACATGAACCTGCACAAAACCTTCTGTATCCCACATGGTGGCGGTGGTCCTGGTATGGGTCCAATCGGTCTAAAATCGCACCTTGCCCCATTCATGCCAAGCCACAGCGTAACAGGCGTGATGAATGCCCCTGACGGTCAAGGCTCGGTGTCATCATCCGCTTATGGTTCGGCAAGCATTTTGCCAATCTCGTGGATGTATATCACGATGATGGGGGCGGACGGTCTGCTATCAGCGACAAAACGTGCCTTATTGAACGCCAACTATGTCGCCAAATCACTAGAAAATGACTATCCGATTTTGTACACGGACAAAAATGGCTTTGTCGCTCACGAATGTATCGTGGACATTCGCCCACTAAAAGAAGAGACAGGAATTAGCGAAACCGACATTGCCAAACGCTTGATGGACTATGGCTTTCACGCTCCGACCATGTCATTCCCTGTGGCAGGTACGCTCATGATTGAGCCAACCGAGTCCGAAAGCGTGGACGAGCTTGACCGCTTTGTCTCGGCATTGAAGCAAATCAAACAAGAAGCCCTAAAAGTCAAGGCAGGAACAGACGGTTGGACGGCGGACGACAACCCGCTCGTCAATGCCCCACACACCGCCTTTGTGGTAACGGAAGGCGAATGGACGCACCCATACAGCCGTGAAGAAGCGGTGTTCCCCCTGCCCTATATCAAGGCTCATAAATTCTGGCCGAGCGTGGGGCGTGTGGATGATGTGTATGGGGATAAGAATTTGATTTGTTCTTGTCCGAGTATTGATAATTATGAAGATTGA
- the gcvH gene encoding glycine cleavage system protein GcvH, protein MSNIPSELKYVASHEWLKLEDDGIITVGITDHAQDLLGDVVFVELPEVGAVVEADQEIAVVESVKAASDVYAPIAGEIVEINEELVDAPELANEDPYGKAWFFKVKPTNAADYDGLMTADEYENSL, encoded by the coding sequence ATGAGCAATATCCCAAGCGAACTAAAATATGTCGCCAGCCACGAATGGCTAAAGCTAGAAGATGACGGTATCATCACCGTTGGCATTACCGACCATGCCCAAGATTTGCTTGGCGATGTGGTATTTGTAGAATTGCCAGAAGTGGGTGCTGTTGTAGAAGCCGACCAAGAAATCGCTGTTGTTGAATCGGTCAAAGCAGCAAGTGATGTCTATGCCCCAATCGCAGGCGAAATCGTAGAAATCAACGAAGAGCTTGTAGATGCACCAGAGCTTGCCAACGAAGACCCATACGGCAAAGCGTGGTTCTTTAAAGTCAAGCCTACTAACGCTGCTGATTATGACGGCTTGATGACTGCGGACGAGTACGAAAACAGCCTGTAA
- the gcvT gene encoding glycine cleavage system aminomethyltransferase GcvT: MTQRTPLFDAHTAHNGKLVDFGGWELPVNYGSQIDEHNAVRTDAGMFDVSHMLVTDVTGDNAKAFLQKLLANDVAKLSFVGKALYSGMLNDKGGVIDDLIVYRMNEDETAYRIVSNGATREKDSTHFAKIGNDFGVTLAPRYDVAMLAVQGRNAIAKLLTVKPEWAEKVNTLKPFVGVDLGGDWFVARTGYTGEDGVEVVMPADEAVGFFDELVKAGVAPCGLGARDTLRMEAGMNLYGNDMTDDVSPLEAGMAWTVDLKDENRDFVGKSALVALKNDGVKVRQVGLLLAKGGVLRAGMEVVTDNGNGMTTSGVFSPSLNQSIAIARVPADFKGETAKVIMRGKEVDVRVLKLPFVRNGKKQFD; encoded by the coding sequence ATGACACAGCGCACCCCCCTATTTGACGCTCACACCGCCCATAATGGCAAACTTGTGGATTTTGGCGGTTGGGAATTGCCTGTCAATTATGGCTCACAAATTGACGAACACAACGCCGTGCGGACAGACGCAGGGATGTTTGACGTCTCTCACATGCTAGTTACAGACGTAACGGGCGACAACGCCAAAGCCTTTTTACAAAAACTGCTCGCCAACGATGTTGCTAAATTGTCCTTTGTCGGCAAGGCTTTATATTCTGGCATGCTAAACGACAAAGGCGGCGTCATCGATGACCTAATCGTCTATCGCATGAACGAAGACGAGACCGCTTATCGCATCGTCTCAAACGGGGCAACCCGTGAAAAAGACTCTACTCACTTTGCCAAAATTGGTAATGACTTTGGCGTAACGCTCGCCCCCCGCTATGATGTCGCCATGCTTGCTGTACAAGGGCGAAACGCCATTGCCAAGCTACTGACCGTTAAGCCTGAATGGGCGGAGAAAGTAAACACTCTAAAACCCTTTGTCGGTGTGGACTTAGGCGGTGATTGGTTTGTCGCTCGCACAGGCTACACAGGCGAAGACGGTGTGGAAGTGGTCATGCCAGCAGATGAAGCGGTTGGATTTTTTGATGAGCTTGTCAAAGCAGGTGTCGCCCCATGCGGACTTGGGGCAAGAGACACCCTAAGAATGGAAGCAGGTATGAACCTATACGGCAACGATATGACGGACGATGTCAGCCCCCTTGAAGCAGGTATGGCGTGGACGGTGGATTTAAAAGATGAAAACCGTGATTTTGTTGGTAAATCCGCCCTTGTCGCCCTAAAAAATGACGGTGTTAAAGTCCGCCAAGTCGGTCTATTGCTTGCCAAAGGCGGTGTACTGCGTGCAGGTATGGAAGTTGTTACCGATAATGGCAATGGCATGACCACAAGTGGCGTATTCTCCCCAAGTCTTAACCAATCTATCGCAATCGCTCGTGTCCCTGCCGACTTTAAGGGCGAGACTGCCAAAGTCATCATGCGTGGCAAAGAAGTGGACGTGCGTGTATTAAAATTGCCGTTTGTGAGAAATGGTAAAAAGCAGTTTGATTGA
- a CDS encoding YcgL domain-containing protein yields MHCDVYKFAKNEDWYVYIARPDYPNDTDEIKDWLGVLPADIRKKLGLGTFVMHLDLSARDKLARADINEVKAKLAEQGYYVQAPPADILVAQAMAKAKALQDKKYD; encoded by the coding sequence ATGCATTGTGATGTTTATAAATTTGCAAAAAATGAAGACTGGTACGTTTATATTGCTCGCCCAGATTATCCTAATGACACCGATGAGATCAAGGATTGGTTAGGCGTGCTGCCCGCCGATATTCGTAAGAAATTAGGCTTGGGAACTTTTGTCATGCATTTGGATCTAAGCGCTCGCGATAAGTTAGCCCGAGCTGATATCAATGAAGTAAAGGCAAAGCTTGCCGAACAGGGTTATTATGTCCAAGCGCCACCTGCCGATATTTTGGTAGCGCAAGCCATGGCAAAAGCCAAAGCACTACAAGATAAAAAATACGATTAA
- the rpsF gene encoding 30S ribosomal protein S6, with translation MRHYEVVLLVHPDQSNQVADMVTKYRTLVEENGGSNHRLEDWGRRQLAYPINKIHKAHYVLLNIECDEATLAQLEELFKYNDAIIRSLVIRRDSAITEQSPLAKEAEDKRTRKANRRNDVRTTESENGAADSE, from the coding sequence ATGAGACATTATGAAGTGGTGCTACTGGTTCATCCAGATCAAAGCAACCAAGTTGCCGACATGGTAACTAAATACCGTACACTAGTAGAAGAAAATGGTGGTTCTAACCATCGTTTAGAAGACTGGGGTCGCCGTCAATTGGCTTACCCAATCAATAAAATCCACAAAGCACACTACGTGCTACTGAATATCGAATGTGATGAAGCAACTCTAGCACAGCTAGAAGAGCTATTCAAATACAACGATGCGATCATCCGTAGCCTAGTTATCCGCCGTGACAGCGCCATCACTGAACAATCGCCACTGGCGAAAGAAGCAGAAGACAAGCGCACTCGCAAAGCCAACCGTCGTAACGACGTTCGCACTACTGAAAGTGAGAACGGCGCTGCTGACAGCGAATAA
- the rpsR gene encoding 30S ribosomal protein S18, which produces MARFYRRRKFCRFTAEGITHIDFKDVELLKQYISENGKIVPSRITGTSNKYQRQLAVAIKQARYLALLPYTDNHK; this is translated from the coding sequence ATGGCACGTTTCTATCGTCGTCGTAAATTCTGCCGTTTCACAGCTGAAGGCATCACTCACATCGATTTCAAAGATGTAGAACTTCTAAAGCAATACATCAGCGAAAATGGTAAAATCGTTCCTAGTCGTATCACTGGTACTTCTAACAAATACCAACGTCAGCTAGCCGTTGCCATCAAACAAGCTCGTTACTTGGCACTATTGCCATACACCGACAATCACAAGTAA
- the rplI gene encoding 50S ribosomal protein L9, whose translation MQVILLQRVVNLGKLGETVEVKAGYGRNYLIPQGKALPANEANIAKFEARRAELEAQEAKELQEAQKRADALADVNVIMRAKSGDEGKLFGSIGTRDIADALTKSGLEVDRVEVKLPEGPFRQVGEYKVTIQLHHDISAEILVTILSEDAPAAEEDDE comes from the coding sequence ATGCAAGTTATTCTATTACAGCGTGTCGTTAATCTTGGTAAACTTGGCGAGACTGTTGAAGTAAAAGCGGGTTATGGTCGTAACTACCTAATCCCACAAGGCAAAGCGCTACCTGCAAACGAAGCGAACATCGCTAAATTCGAAGCACGTCGTGCAGAGCTAGAAGCTCAAGAAGCTAAAGAGCTACAAGAAGCTCAAAAACGTGCTGACGCTCTAGCAGATGTTAACGTCATCATGCGCGCTAAGTCTGGCGACGAAGGTAAGCTATTTGGCTCTATCGGTACTCGCGACATCGCAGACGCATTGACTAAGTCTGGTCTAGAAGTTGACCGCGTTGAAGTTAAACTGCCTGAAGGTCCATTCCGTCAAGTAGGTGAGTACAAAGTTACCATCCAACTTCACCACGACATCTCTGCAGAGATCTTGGTTACCATCCTATCTGAAGATGCACCAGCTGCTGAAGAAGATGATGAATAA
- a CDS encoding tetratricopeptide repeat protein — protein MKKLTVLALSLTLLGFGSAQAHAQAKNTKAKTTKTAKTPAKKAAPKAEAPAVSEDTPTVEQLTAGVSTPQSPKMRSEITTKIVNNNAADLLTSPIKGLPTPAVSVSGVENVPTVHTPANKAGTILLDTTLMDEFITVVSPNARHYPPSFPNPTTEYLSTQNVKHLADWIEPYASAPDASFDVVLRAAKLNGIARNLNVGAEYSVRASNHMQKALRLNPEHPEANFLLGMMISEAGGFNEGKKYLEKAASLGYTEAEQSLAQSDLLTDNKEGALNRLRQLQAQHPDNTQIAEQLRIIEEGGYYIWRSNDKTPLNIKPVSQE, from the coding sequence ATGAAAAAACTTACCGTTCTGGCTCTAAGTCTAACTTTATTAGGCTTTGGCAGTGCACAGGCTCACGCCCAAGCCAAAAACACCAAGGCAAAAACCACCAAAACCGCTAAGACACCGGCAAAAAAAGCAGCGCCCAAAGCTGAAGCACCAGCTGTATCAGAAGATACGCCAACTGTTGAGCAATTGACCGCAGGTGTCAGCACTCCTCAAAGCCCAAAGATGCGCAGCGAGATCACAACCAAGATCGTTAATAATAACGCCGCTGACCTACTGACATCACCCATCAAAGGTCTGCCAACACCTGCCGTATCGGTAAGCGGCGTTGAGAACGTTCCAACCGTTCACACCCCTGCCAACAAAGCGGGTACGATTCTGCTAGACACCACACTCATGGATGAATTCATTACTGTGGTATCGCCGAATGCACGCCACTATCCGCCAAGCTTCCCAAATCCAACCACTGAATATCTATCTACTCAGAACGTGAAGCACTTGGCTGATTGGATTGAGCCCTATGCCAGCGCGCCTGACGCTTCGTTTGATGTGGTACTGCGTGCAGCCAAACTTAACGGCATCGCTCGCAACCTAAACGTCGGCGCAGAATACTCTGTTCGCGCATCTAATCACATGCAAAAAGCCCTGCGCCTAAACCCAGAGCACCCTGAAGCCAACTTCCTACTTGGCATGATGATCAGTGAGGCAGGCGGCTTTAATGAAGGTAAAAAATACCTAGAAAAAGCAGCCTCATTAGGTTACACCGAAGCAGAGCAAAGCCTTGCTCAGTCTGACCTACTGACCGACAACAAAGAAGGCGCACTAAACCGCCTAAGACAACTACAAGCACAGCACCCTGACAACACCCAAATCGCTGAGCAACTCCGCATCATCGAAGAAGGCGGCTATTATATCTGGCGCTCTAACGACAAAACGCCGTTGAACATCAAGCCAGTCAGCCAAGAATAA